From Spirosoma aerolatum, one genomic window encodes:
- a CDS encoding M23 family metallopeptidase, whose amino-acid sequence MRVLGIVGALLIGGLNAASSQTVISDSDEPSVYTYCQRFQTLYTQIREQSITPDSARMQFSRIMHGLQERFHSQESFQLDSIQRDSLRRSGQYFNFPIKGYSPSAIGGKHGEGYRGTGFDLFDYNVRGSHPAQDIFISDRNQDVIDDRTGAPVDILAMTSGLVIGIETQWKPGSEYRGGNWIWVYDPILHGLFYYAHNSQIDVRPGDWVQGGQKLAEMGRTGFNAYKSRSPTHLHLMYLQIQPDGLPQPLNTYPWLVTARLTK is encoded by the coding sequence ATGCGGGTATTGGGTATTGTGGGAGCGTTATTGATTGGAGGCCTGAATGCGGCCTCATCCCAAACGGTGATCAGTGACTCCGACGAACCATCCGTTTATACGTATTGTCAGCGATTTCAGACACTTTATACACAAATCCGCGAACAAAGTATAACACCCGACTCCGCCCGCATGCAGTTCAGCCGTATTATGCATGGGTTACAGGAGCGGTTTCATAGTCAGGAGAGTTTCCAGTTGGATTCTATCCAACGCGACAGTCTACGCCGATCTGGTCAGTACTTCAATTTTCCTATTAAAGGTTATTCACCCAGCGCCATCGGGGGTAAACATGGGGAAGGATATAGAGGTACGGGCTTCGATCTGTTCGATTACAATGTTCGGGGAAGCCACCCAGCACAGGACATCTTCATCAGCGACCGAAATCAGGATGTTATCGACGACCGTACAGGTGCCCCCGTCGATATATTAGCCATGACATCCGGCCTTGTCATCGGCATTGAAACGCAGTGGAAGCCCGGTTCCGAATACCGGGGCGGCAACTGGATCTGGGTGTATGACCCCATCCTGCATGGTCTGTTTTATTATGCCCATAACAGCCAGATCGATGTCCGTCCCGGCGATTGGGTGCAGGGCGGGCAAAAACTGGCCGAAATGGGCCGTACGGGTTTTAACGCCTACAAATCCCGCTCTCCAACTCACCTGCACCTGATGTATCTTCAAATTCAGCCAGATGGTCTACCGCAGCCACTCAATACCTACCCATGGCTGGTAACGGCACGGCTGACCAAGTAA
- a CDS encoding acyltransferase family protein: MAIDGSRAIWVDYLRAFITLLVVGHHAALAYPTFAFFDSTHYIYSTAPIVDNGRWAVMDRFIGFNDVFFMALMFFVSGLFVYRGLRKKGSQVYLKGRFVRLGIPFLIAELLIIPLAYLPSFYLSTNSTSLAGFIEDYVITQQWPVGPPWFIWLLLAFDAVTALVYWLFPSFFSTLGESLVQLIRKPFRFGLLVYGCAAVSLIPLSLWVGQYTWIGNWGPFDFQLNRVVFYLLFFWVGVGLGSADWQPYLFQHDRLFNRHWMVWLLVSLFAYWLVIRVSALGENWVKQGLISSVEGYLLYDLAFVVSCLASMAACLSIFRQALRKPSVGWTNLSGRAYGIYIVHYPFVTWLQFTFLDASLPVWVKFLFVFAGALSLSWLSVSLLRRNSLAAQVL, translated from the coding sequence ATGGCAATCGATGGTTCGCGTGCAATTTGGGTTGATTATCTTCGGGCATTTATTACCCTTCTGGTTGTTGGGCACCATGCCGCTTTAGCCTACCCAACATTTGCCTTTTTTGACTCTACTCACTACATCTATTCGACCGCTCCCATTGTCGATAATGGGCGCTGGGCGGTTATGGATAGGTTTATTGGGTTCAATGACGTATTCTTCATGGCCCTGATGTTTTTCGTCAGTGGATTGTTTGTGTACCGGGGGCTACGCAAGAAGGGCAGTCAAGTCTATTTGAAGGGTCGATTTGTTCGGCTGGGGATTCCGTTTCTCATTGCTGAGTTATTGATTATTCCGCTGGCCTATCTACCCTCGTTTTACCTATCCACGAATTCGACTAGTCTGGCTGGGTTTATAGAGGATTACGTGATTACCCAGCAATGGCCTGTCGGACCGCCCTGGTTTATTTGGCTGCTGTTGGCGTTCGATGCTGTTACCGCGCTGGTATACTGGCTGTTTCCGTCCTTTTTTTCGACCCTTGGAGAGAGCTTGGTTCAACTCATTCGAAAGCCTTTTCGCTTCGGATTACTTGTGTATGGATGTGCTGCTGTTTCGTTAATCCCATTGAGCTTATGGGTGGGTCAATACACCTGGATCGGCAATTGGGGCCCTTTCGACTTTCAGCTTAATCGGGTCGTCTTTTATCTGCTGTTTTTTTGGGTAGGCGTTGGCTTAGGAAGTGCCGACTGGCAGCCATATTTGTTTCAGCACGACAGGTTATTTAATCGCCACTGGATGGTTTGGCTGCTTGTGAGTTTGTTCGCCTACTGGCTGGTTATACGGGTATCTGCACTGGGCGAAAATTGGGTAAAGCAGGGTCTAATCTCATCCGTTGAGGGTTATTTGCTGTACGATCTGGCCTTTGTTGTGAGTTGCTTAGCAAGTATGGCGGCCTGTCTAAGCATTTTCCGACAAGCCCTTAGAAAACCCAGTGTCGGCTGGACGAATCTGTCAGGTAGGGCTTATGGCATTTACATCGTACACTATCCATTTGTTACGTGGCTACAATTTACTTTTCTTGACGCTTCTCTGCCCGTTTGGGTAAAGTTTCTGTTCGTATTTGCAGGGGCTTTAAGCCTGAGTTGGCTCAGCGTCAGTCTGCTTCGAAGAAACTCACTGGCTGCTCAGGTTCTATGA
- a CDS encoding Tex family protein: MTLSIDQRVAARLGLNNRAVAATIELLNGGATVPFIARYRKEATTSPDRGPLDEVQIGQIRETYQKLLELDKRREAILKAIDEQGKLTPELRKKIETTDSLVDLEDLYLPYKQKRKTRAVLAIERGLEPLANLLMAQREPDLERIAQRYLSDAVPTVEDALQGARDILAERISEDTDARQRIRNLFDREAIIRSVVKKGKDTEGIKFKDYFDFAEPLRRVPSHRLLALRRGEAEGFLSVSIGPDEDAAIERLERQFVAERSGTPACKEQLSLAIRDGYKRLLKPSLETEFANSSKEKADAEAIRIFAENLRQLLLSPPLGQQRVLAIDPGYRTGCKTVCLDAQGNLLTDTVLYLTQSEAQRQQAAQVVQRLVAQYKIDAVAIGNGTAGREAEEFIQSQNLTKPSGERIPIFMVSEQGASIYSASEVARSEFPDHDVTVRGAVSIGRRLMDPLAELVKIDPKSIGVGQYQHDVDQTDLKTSLDMVVESCVNQVGVSLNTASAYLLRYVSGLGPQLANNIVAYRAEHGAFSSRDQLKKVARLGPKVFEQCAGFLRIEGAKNPLDNSAVHPERYAIVERMAKDADSTVTDLIRRPELRQQIKPERYVTDTAGLPTLRDILAELAKPGRDPREQLSVFEYDARVRSVDDLHEGMVLPGVVTNITAFGAFVDIGVKQDGLVHVSQMANHFVSDPKTVVKVHQKVKVKVMEVDKARKRIGLSMKF, encoded by the coding sequence ATGACCCTATCTATTGACCAACGGGTAGCTGCCCGGCTCGGCCTGAACAACCGGGCAGTGGCTGCTACCATCGAATTACTCAACGGCGGAGCTACCGTCCCCTTCATTGCCCGATACCGCAAAGAAGCTACTACCTCGCCCGATCGTGGCCCTCTCGATGAAGTGCAGATTGGACAAATCCGGGAAACCTATCAAAAACTACTTGAACTCGACAAACGCCGGGAAGCTATCCTGAAAGCCATTGACGAGCAGGGGAAACTTACTCCCGAACTGCGTAAGAAAATTGAAACTACCGATTCGCTGGTCGATCTGGAGGACCTGTATTTACCCTACAAACAAAAGCGGAAAACCCGTGCCGTGCTGGCGATTGAGCGCGGGCTGGAGCCACTGGCCAACCTGCTGATGGCGCAACGGGAACCGGATCTGGAACGAATTGCCCAGCGCTATTTGTCGGATGCAGTGCCGACCGTAGAGGATGCGTTGCAGGGGGCACGCGATATTCTGGCCGAACGCATTAGTGAAGATACCGACGCCCGACAACGCATAAGGAACCTGTTCGACCGCGAAGCTATCATCAGATCGGTCGTCAAAAAGGGCAAGGATACAGAAGGGATAAAATTTAAAGATTACTTCGATTTTGCCGAACCCCTTCGGCGCGTACCCTCGCACCGCTTGCTGGCCCTGCGTAGAGGAGAAGCCGAAGGCTTTTTGAGTGTGAGCATCGGCCCCGATGAAGACGCGGCTATCGAACGGCTTGAGCGGCAGTTCGTTGCCGAACGGTCGGGAACGCCGGCCTGTAAGGAACAGCTTTCCCTGGCAATTCGGGACGGCTACAAACGACTGCTCAAACCATCGCTTGAAACCGAATTTGCCAATAGTTCGAAAGAAAAGGCTGATGCCGAGGCTATTCGGATTTTTGCGGAAAATCTGCGGCAGTTGCTGCTGAGTCCTCCCCTCGGTCAGCAGCGGGTATTGGCTATCGATCCCGGCTATCGAACGGGGTGCAAAACAGTTTGTCTGGACGCCCAGGGTAATTTGTTGACCGATACGGTATTATACCTGACCCAATCCGAAGCGCAGCGCCAACAGGCCGCGCAGGTAGTTCAGAGATTAGTTGCTCAGTACAAGATCGATGCGGTTGCGATCGGAAACGGAACAGCTGGGCGGGAAGCGGAAGAGTTTATTCAAAGCCAGAACCTCACCAAACCATCGGGCGAACGAATCCCCATCTTTATGGTAAGTGAACAGGGCGCTTCTATCTATTCGGCATCGGAAGTGGCCCGGAGCGAATTTCCAGACCACGACGTAACGGTTCGCGGAGCCGTCAGTATTGGCCGCCGACTGATGGACCCACTGGCCGAACTGGTTAAGATAGACCCCAAATCCATTGGCGTTGGGCAGTACCAGCACGACGTTGACCAGACCGATTTAAAAACCAGTCTGGATATGGTGGTTGAAAGCTGCGTGAACCAGGTAGGGGTATCGCTCAACACCGCTAGTGCGTATCTGCTTCGGTATGTATCAGGTTTAGGCCCACAGTTAGCAAATAACATAGTTGCGTACCGGGCCGAACACGGTGCCTTCAGTTCGCGCGATCAGTTGAAAAAAGTAGCCCGGCTCGGACCAAAGGTATTTGAGCAGTGTGCCGGATTCTTACGTATCGAAGGAGCTAAAAATCCGTTAGATAATAGTGCCGTTCATCCCGAACGCTATGCCATTGTAGAACGTATGGCCAAAGATGCGGACAGCACCGTAACAGACTTGATTCGTCGCCCCGAATTACGTCAGCAGATCAAACCCGAGCGATACGTGACTGATACCGCCGGTTTACCCACCCTGCGCGACATTCTGGCTGAGCTTGCCAAACCCGGTCGTGATCCACGTGAGCAATTGTCGGTGTTTGAATACGATGCCCGCGTTCGGTCGGTCGATGATTTGCACGAGGGTATGGTGCTACCAGGGGTCGTGACCAACATTACGGCCTTCGGTGCTTTTGTCGATATTGGTGTGAAGCAGGATGGTCTGGTACACGTTTCGCAGATGGCCAACCATTTTGTTTCGGACCCGAAAACGGTGGTGAAGGTGCACCAGAAAGTAAAAGTTAAGGTGATGGAAGTCGATAAAGCCCGTAAACGTATTGGATTATCGATGAAATTTTGA
- a CDS encoding cold-shock protein, translated as MQTGTVKFFNETKGFGFIKPDEGGEDIFVHATGLIDQIRENDKVKFNVERGRKGLNAVNVEIA; from the coding sequence ATGCAAACAGGAACTGTAAAATTCTTTAATGAAACCAAAGGGTTTGGTTTCATTAAACCCGATGAAGGTGGCGAAGATATTTTTGTACACGCTACTGGCCTCATCGACCAAATCCGCGAAAACGACAAAGTGAAATTTAACGTCGAGCGTGGACGGAAAGGCTTAAACGCCGTTAATGTCGAAATAGCTTAA